One genomic segment of Allocatelliglobosispora scoriae includes these proteins:
- a CDS encoding NtaA/DmoA family FMN-dependent monooxygenase (This protein belongs to a clade of FMN-dependent monooxygenases, within a broader family of flavin-dependent oxidoreductases, the luciferase-like monooxygenase (LMM) family, some of whose members use coenzyme F420 rather than FMN.) — translation MTRQIKLALRAYGVGGPGQHSLWKDPRIPKNASVDIDWYIAQATAAEHAKFDALFIVDSQFINATYPAHYLNRLEPLTLLAAVATHTRNIGLVGTLSSTYNSPFNVARRFASLDLISRGRAGWNVVTSLDAGTSRNYGLDEHLDYATRYGRALEHVQVVRGLWDSYEDDAFPADVDRGVFLDPAKLHALDHDGEHFKVAGPLNIQRSPQGQPVIFQAGVSDEGRNLAAHVAEGIYAPGGTLADSQAYYADIKQRTAALGRNPDHVLILLGAQPVIARTDAEAHRLSREIFDADNDFDRKLAAFGRGFGAHDFSQYDLDAPFPDVSALAERGGRTQAAKIVDRAREGNLTLRETVLAFTEYKPSPFTGDPVTVADTIEKWYAGRAFDGLNLGLRTPEDLDRFVADVVPLLQERGLFRTDYEADTLRGNLGLPIPANRWTAEREHLDAREASHV, via the coding sequence ATGACCCGCCAGATCAAGCTCGCCCTGCGCGCCTACGGCGTCGGCGGCCCCGGCCAGCACAGCCTGTGGAAGGACCCGCGTATCCCGAAGAACGCCAGCGTCGACATCGACTGGTACATCGCGCAGGCCACGGCGGCCGAGCACGCGAAGTTCGACGCGCTGTTCATCGTGGACAGCCAGTTCATCAACGCGACCTACCCCGCGCACTACCTCAACCGGCTCGAACCGCTCACCCTGCTCGCAGCCGTCGCGACCCACACCCGCAACATCGGGCTGGTCGGCACGCTGAGCTCCACCTACAACTCGCCGTTCAACGTCGCGCGCCGCTTCGCCTCGCTCGACCTGATCAGCCGCGGCCGGGCCGGGTGGAACGTCGTGACCAGCCTCGACGCGGGCACGTCGCGCAACTACGGGCTCGACGAGCACCTGGATTACGCCACGCGCTACGGTCGCGCTCTGGAGCATGTCCAGGTGGTACGCGGACTGTGGGACTCCTATGAGGACGACGCGTTCCCCGCCGACGTCGACCGCGGCGTCTTCCTCGACCCGGCGAAGCTGCACGCGCTGGACCACGACGGCGAGCACTTCAAGGTCGCGGGCCCGCTCAACATCCAGCGGTCGCCGCAGGGCCAGCCGGTCATCTTCCAGGCCGGCGTCTCCGACGAGGGCCGCAACCTCGCCGCCCACGTCGCCGAGGGCATCTACGCCCCCGGCGGCACCCTCGCCGACTCGCAGGCCTACTACGCCGACATCAAGCAGCGCACCGCCGCGCTCGGCCGCAACCCCGACCACGTGCTCATCCTGCTCGGCGCGCAGCCCGTCATCGCCCGGACCGACGCCGAGGCGCACCGCCTGTCCCGAGAGATCTTCGACGCCGACAACGACTTCGACCGCAAACTAGCCGCCTTCGGCCGGGGCTTCGGCGCACACGACTTCTCCCAGTACGACCTCGACGCGCCCTTCCCGGACGTCTCCGCGCTCGCCGAGCGGGGCGGGCGCACCCAGGCCGCCAAGATCGTCGACAGGGCCCGCGAGGGCAACCTGACCCTGCGCGAGACGGTGCTCGCCTTCACCGAGTACAAACCGTCCCCGTTCACCGGCGACCCGGTCACCGTCGCCGACACGATCGAGAAGTGGTACGCCGGGCGCGCCTTCGACGGCCTGAACCTGGGCCTGCGTACGCCCGAGGACCTGGACCGCTTCGTCGCCGACGTGGTGCCGCTGCTGCAGGAGCGCGGCCTGTTCCGCACCGACTACGAGGCCGACACCCTGCGGGGGAACCTCGGTCTGCCGATCCCCGCCAACCGCTGGACCGCCGAGCGGGAGCACCTCGACGCCAGGGAGGCCAGCCATGTCTGA
- a CDS encoding FAD-dependent monooxygenase has protein sequence MSDDPHAATGGRDIHTVRFPAADPPDQVAVLIVGAGPVGLSAAVELTARGVPVAVVDAARSVVLVRAGAMGHSPRTVEHFRRWGLLHRIRAAWTFPPEWNRGIRLVTSLAGHDLVPVRPLGDGPGRFSLARPIRRPQTALQQVFLDHLRQRGVTVAGGWRVEQLDEVGDGVRVTVTETTTGATRTIRSDYVIGADGGSSTVRRLAGIGRDGEHATEKMFRLVVRTAEGALGPAPSGTNIVVNQKASGFLAAISTREWRVYAGPYALDAEPAESELLATARAAFGTDVDLELASATTFYHATRIAQTFRRGRVLLAGDAAHVRTPGGNLGEGFGDVVNLGWKLAAVHSGLAPEALLDSYDAERRPHNWRIADHALDRSRRSRAVLAEIRAGGIPDDADLSPAAEARRAEIGELLTGDGGNRGEAPGVTFDERYDASGVIWHEPGQLADETPWAAAVYEDDPRPGHRAPDLYVDPWGDTLYDRLGDDFGLLVLGDDRTVEHALTAEAAARGLRLTVVHLTDGPSRYRYGTETGSILIRPDQHVAWRGDTLPPGGAAAVLDRILALPHASKGTTTMADYLDFTAPVGLRTRGTVLIVPGRGESTATYRRLGARLAADSYRVRVAPAPIIDDTDVPGSLDRYASLLADAVKGVGEDGPVTPLVLVGADTGAAVVAGLVTRPAPDAAWWPAAVVLAGLPGGTAYQAENWDDELDGRTHCPVHRGVLSDDPSVRPGSLTEPIPPLLLETAYAGTADLPHLLLAGADDPYSDRERLARLAESLPLARLAVVHGGHHDVLNDLQHRTVAAEIVTFLEALRSGPPLAPIIQTAHSAW, from the coding sequence ATGTCTGACGATCCGCACGCCGCCACCGGCGGCCGGGACATCCACACCGTCCGCTTCCCCGCCGCCGACCCGCCCGACCAGGTTGCGGTGCTCATCGTCGGCGCGGGCCCGGTCGGGCTCTCCGCCGCCGTCGAGCTCACCGCCCGGGGCGTGCCCGTCGCCGTGGTCGACGCCGCCCGTTCCGTCGTGCTCGTCCGGGCCGGCGCGATGGGGCACTCGCCCCGGACCGTGGAGCATTTCCGCCGGTGGGGACTGCTGCACCGGATCCGGGCCGCGTGGACCTTCCCGCCGGAGTGGAACCGCGGCATCCGCCTGGTCACCTCGCTCGCCGGGCACGACCTGGTCCCGGTCCGCCCGCTCGGCGACGGGCCCGGCCGATTCTCCCTGGCCCGGCCGATCCGCCGCCCGCAGACCGCCCTCCAGCAGGTCTTCCTCGACCACCTCCGGCAGCGCGGCGTCACCGTCGCGGGCGGCTGGCGGGTCGAGCAGCTCGACGAGGTCGGCGACGGCGTACGGGTGACGGTCACCGAGACCACCACCGGCGCCACCCGGACCATCCGCTCCGACTACGTCATCGGCGCCGACGGCGGCAGCAGCACCGTCCGGCGCCTCGCCGGGATCGGCCGCGACGGCGAGCACGCCACCGAGAAGATGTTCCGGCTCGTCGTGCGTACCGCCGAGGGGGCGCTCGGACCGGCACCCAGCGGCACCAACATCGTCGTCAACCAGAAGGCGTCCGGGTTCCTCGCCGCGATCAGCACCCGCGAGTGGCGGGTCTACGCCGGCCCCTACGCCCTCGACGCCGAACCGGCCGAGAGCGAGCTGCTGGCGACCGCGCGGGCGGCGTTCGGCACCGACGTGGACCTCGAACTCGCCTCCGCCACCACCTTCTACCACGCCACCCGGATCGCGCAGACCTTCCGCCGTGGCCGGGTCCTGCTCGCCGGGGACGCCGCCCACGTCCGCACCCCCGGCGGCAACCTCGGCGAGGGCTTCGGCGACGTGGTCAACCTCGGCTGGAAGCTCGCCGCCGTCCACTCCGGACTCGCGCCCGAGGCGCTGCTCGACTCCTACGACGCCGAGCGCCGCCCGCACAACTGGCGCATCGCCGACCACGCCCTCGACCGGTCCCGCCGGTCCCGGGCCGTCCTCGCCGAGATCCGCGCGGGCGGCATCCCCGACGACGCGGACCTCAGCCCGGCGGCGGAGGCCCGCCGGGCCGAGATCGGCGAGCTGCTCACCGGCGACGGCGGCAACCGCGGCGAAGCCCCCGGCGTCACCTTCGACGAGCGCTACGACGCGTCCGGCGTCATCTGGCACGAGCCCGGCCAGCTCGCCGACGAGACACCCTGGGCCGCCGCCGTCTACGAGGACGACCCCCGGCCGGGGCACCGCGCCCCCGACCTCTACGTCGACCCCTGGGGCGACACCCTCTACGACCGGCTCGGCGACGACTTCGGCCTGCTCGTCCTCGGCGACGACCGGACCGTCGAGCACGCCCTCACCGCCGAGGCCGCCGCCCGGGGCCTGCGGCTCACCGTCGTGCACCTCACCGACGGCCCGTCCCGCTACCGCTACGGCACCGAGACCGGCAGCATCCTGATCCGCCCTGACCAGCACGTCGCCTGGCGCGGGGACACCCTGCCGCCCGGCGGTGCCGCCGCTGTCCTCGACCGCATCCTCGCCCTCCCGCACGCATCGAAAGGGACCACCACCATGGCCGACTACCTCGACTTCACCGCCCCGGTTGGGCTGCGGACCCGCGGGACGGTCCTCATCGTCCCCGGTCGCGGCGAGAGCACCGCGACCTACCGCCGGCTCGGCGCGCGCCTGGCCGCAGACTCCTATCGGGTACGCGTCGCGCCCGCCCCGATCATCGACGACACCGACGTTCCCGGCTCCCTGGACCGGTACGCGTCGCTGCTCGCCGACGCCGTCAAGGGAGTCGGCGAGGACGGCCCGGTGACCCCGCTGGTCCTCGTCGGCGCCGACACCGGAGCCGCCGTCGTCGCCGGGCTGGTCACCCGGCCCGCTCCCGACGCGGCGTGGTGGCCGGCGGCCGTGGTCCTCGCCGGGCTGCCCGGCGGGACCGCGTACCAGGCGGAGAACTGGGACGACGAGCTGGACGGGCGGACGCACTGCCCGGTCCACCGGGGCGTGCTCAGCGACGACCCGTCGGTCCGGCCGGGGTCGCTGACCGAGCCGATCCCTCCGCTGCTGCTGGAGACGGCGTACGCCGGCACGGCGGACCTGCCGCACCTGCTGCTCGCCGGTGCCGACGACCCCTACAGCGACCGCGAGCGGCTGGCCCGGCTGGCGGAGTCCCTGCCGCTGGCCCGGCTGGCGGTGGTCCACGGCGGGCACCACGACGTCCTCAACGACCTGCAGCACCGGACCGTGGCAGCGGAGATCGTCACGTTCCTGGAGGCGCTGCGGTCCGGTCCGCCGCTGGCACCGATCATCCAGACCGCCCACAGCGCCTGGTGA
- a CDS encoding alpha/beta fold hydrolase, producing MTDYATGSVTSADGTTIGYRRFGAGPPVIVVHGGMQASQHFTGLAAALADTYTVYVPDRRGRGMSGPHGDDFGVAREVEDIQALVAATGAAGAFGLSSGGLVVLRTALATPALTRIAVYEPPLSVDGSVPVAWVPRYDRELAAGDVTGALVTALKGIGVAPVLGRVPRRLLAPVLRLGLGRGGQAEDEVPIPELVPTLRYDLRVVGEMADTAGDYAGLQARVLLLGGTRGPDYLQVALVALAEVLPDARRVTLKGLDHSGPDNDGDPVRVGDVLRGFFLRE from the coding sequence ATGACCGACTACGCCACCGGCAGCGTCACCTCCGCCGACGGGACCACCATCGGCTACCGGCGCTTCGGTGCCGGACCGCCGGTGATCGTCGTCCACGGAGGAATGCAGGCCTCGCAGCACTTCACCGGTCTCGCCGCAGCCCTCGCCGACACGTACACCGTCTACGTGCCCGACCGGCGCGGGCGCGGCATGAGCGGGCCGCACGGCGACGACTTCGGGGTGGCCCGGGAGGTCGAGGACATCCAGGCACTCGTCGCCGCGACCGGTGCGGCCGGCGCCTTCGGGCTCAGCTCCGGCGGGCTCGTCGTCCTGCGGACGGCGCTCGCGACCCCGGCCCTGACCCGGATCGCGGTCTACGAACCGCCGCTGTCGGTCGACGGCTCCGTACCGGTGGCCTGGGTGCCCCGCTACGACCGCGAGCTCGCCGCGGGCGATGTGACGGGTGCGCTGGTGACGGCGTTGAAGGGGATCGGTGTCGCGCCCGTCCTCGGCCGGGTGCCCCGGCGGCTGCTCGCACCGGTGCTGCGTCTGGGGCTGGGCCGCGGCGGCCAGGCCGAGGACGAGGTGCCGATCCCGGAACTGGTGCCCACCCTCCGCTATGACCTGCGCGTGGTGGGCGAGATGGCGGACACGGCCGGCGACTACGCGGGTCTGCAGGCGCGGGTACTCCTGCTCGGCGGCACCCGGGGTCCGGACTATCTCCAGGTCGCGCTGGTGGCGCTCGCCGAGGTGCTGCCGGACGCGCGGCGCGTGACGCTCAAGGGCCTGGACCACTCGGGCCCCGACAACGACGGTGACCCGGTCCGGGTCGGCGATGTCCTGCGCGGCTTCTTCCTGCGCGAGTGA
- a CDS encoding uridylate kinase produces MDDGTRRELIGRLADEVGSVATAHPVRVAVDGRPAAGKTTLADELAAVLREQGREVIRASIDDFLLPVAQRHRRGEDSAEGCYHDSFDFDTLYRALLDPLGPGGDRRFHQVVYDRGTDTSIVQPVTTASADAVLLFDGVFLMRPELVQRWELRIFVSVAFEETLQRARTRDLAVYGSVERVERRFQSRYRPSQQLYFDTVRPLDHADVVVHNDDPQRPSWEIRPR; encoded by the coding sequence ATGGACGACGGCACCCGCCGTGAGCTGATCGGCCGCCTGGCCGACGAGGTCGGATCCGTCGCGACCGCGCACCCGGTCCGGGTCGCGGTCGACGGGCGGCCCGCCGCGGGCAAGACCACGCTCGCCGATGAGCTCGCCGCCGTGCTGCGCGAGCAGGGCCGCGAGGTCATCCGCGCGTCGATCGACGACTTCCTCCTTCCCGTGGCACAGCGCCACCGGCGTGGCGAGGACTCCGCCGAGGGCTGCTACCACGACTCCTTCGACTTCGACACGCTCTACCGCGCGCTGCTCGATCCGCTGGGCCCCGGCGGAGACCGACGGTTCCACCAGGTGGTCTACGACCGGGGCACGGACACCTCGATCGTCCAGCCGGTCACGACGGCTTCGGCCGACGCCGTGCTGCTCTTCGACGGCGTGTTCCTCATGCGGCCGGAACTGGTGCAGCGGTGGGAACTGCGCATCTTCGTGTCCGTCGCGTTCGAGGAGACGCTGCAGCGCGCCCGTACCCGAGACCTGGCCGTCTACGGCTCCGTCGAGCGGGTCGAGCGGCGTTTCCAGAGCCGCTACCGCCCGTCCCAGCAGCTCTACTTCGACACGGTCCGCCCGCTCGACCACGCCGACGTCGTCGTCCACAACGACGATCCGCAGCGGCCGTCGTGGGAGATCCGACCGCGCTGA
- a CDS encoding DUF6188 family protein: protein MDEAPPMLAEHDDHWILPFQGLTVTQVRVDSAFELVLDGKGNVRIESTATLGRAEADVSEQVVLDPEHQHVAAGLVLFDTVVMMAVAATSGSLRLVFSGGHVLRVEPDPHYEAWTASAPGGLLVVSLPGGGLSVWSDHS, encoded by the coding sequence GTGGATGAGGCACCGCCGATGTTGGCAGAGCACGACGACCACTGGATTCTGCCCTTCCAGGGTCTGACCGTCACCCAGGTCCGGGTCGACTCCGCCTTCGAGCTGGTCCTCGACGGGAAGGGCAACGTGCGGATCGAGAGCACCGCGACGCTGGGCCGGGCCGAGGCGGACGTGTCGGAGCAGGTGGTGCTGGACCCCGAGCACCAGCACGTCGCGGCCGGCCTGGTGCTGTTCGACACGGTGGTCATGATGGCGGTGGCGGCCACGTCCGGCAGCCTGCGGCTCGTGTTCAGCGGCGGCCATGTGCTGCGGGTCGAGCCGGACCCGCACTACGAAGCGTGGACGGCGTCGGCGCCGGGCGGGCTGCTCGTCGTCAGCCTGCCCGGCGGTGGCCTGTCGGTGTGGTCTGATCACTCCTGA
- a CDS encoding class I SAM-dependent methyltransferase yields the protein MEQDERHRHSSSFGAAAVAYAEHRPDYARSAVRWALEHAPGSRVLDLGAGTGKLTAALVASGADVVAVEPDPAMLTELRRELPDVRALAGGAESIPLPDASVDAALAGNAMHWFDMAVAGPEIARAVVPGGVLAGLWNVMDDRVDWVAGLERVGGDAVVGPRDTFSRWRAATAGLHLPPAGLAARFGSPEQAEFPHGQLRTADSLVATLATRAGLLVLPEREREAVLDRIRAYLASRPETAHGEFTLPMLTGVLRARRL from the coding sequence GTGGAGCAGGACGAACGGCACCGTCACAGCTCGTCGTTCGGTGCGGCGGCGGTCGCCTATGCCGAGCATCGCCCCGACTACGCCCGGTCCGCGGTGCGCTGGGCACTGGAGCACGCACCCGGCTCGCGGGTGCTCGACCTCGGTGCCGGGACCGGGAAGCTGACCGCCGCGCTGGTCGCCTCAGGCGCCGACGTCGTCGCGGTCGAGCCCGACCCGGCGATGCTGACCGAGCTGCGCCGGGAGCTGCCGGACGTCCGTGCGCTGGCGGGTGGCGCCGAGTCGATCCCGCTGCCGGACGCGTCGGTCGACGCCGCGCTGGCGGGCAACGCCATGCACTGGTTCGACATGGCCGTCGCAGGTCCGGAGATCGCGAGGGCCGTGGTGCCCGGCGGTGTCCTGGCCGGTCTGTGGAACGTCATGGACGACAGGGTCGACTGGGTCGCCGGACTCGAACGGGTCGGCGGAGATGCGGTCGTCGGCCCCCGCGACACGTTCAGCCGCTGGCGCGCGGCGACGGCAGGCCTGCACCTTCCGCCCGCCGGTCTGGCCGCCCGCTTCGGATCGCCGGAGCAGGCCGAGTTCCCGCACGGTCAGCTCCGCACCGCCGATTCCCTCGTCGCGACCTTGGCGACGCGTGCGGGGCTGCTGGTCCTGCCGGAGCGGGAACGGGAGGCCGTGCTCGACCGGATCCGCGCCTACCTCGCGAGCCGGCCCGAGACCGCGCACGGCGAGTTCACCCTGCCGATGCTGACCGGCGTACTGCGCGCCCGGCGGCTCTGA
- a CDS encoding sporulation protein: MVFGKLLGAFGVGGPSVDTVLTNAHTRPGGVVNGQVNLTGGKNDAKIDRIVLSLVTRVEVESGEHEHAATVEFHQVQVAGGLVLPAGQQQAIPFSLSVPWEAPVTQVLHQHLRGMVVGVHTEVEIAGARDKSDLDAVHIEALPTQQSILDAFVNLGFGFKGADLEHGHIPGTGQTLPFYQEIEFYPAPQYSHAVNEVEVTFITDPRRVTVVLEFAKRGGMFSGGHDAITQFSVDHLAAPTDLRAVVEGWLQQAVSRHQSRGGYGYAQHGSHGSHHGGHGGGMGAAAGGLAVGLVGGYVAGEMLEDAFEDFGGDE; the protein is encoded by the coding sequence GTGGTCTTCGGTAAATTGCTCGGCGCATTCGGCGTAGGCGGCCCCAGCGTCGACACGGTCCTGACCAACGCCCACACCCGGCCCGGCGGCGTCGTCAACGGGCAGGTCAACCTCACCGGTGGCAAGAACGACGCGAAGATCGACCGCATCGTCCTGAGCCTCGTGACCCGGGTCGAGGTGGAGAGCGGCGAGCACGAGCACGCGGCCACCGTCGAGTTCCACCAGGTCCAGGTCGCCGGGGGCCTCGTCCTGCCCGCCGGACAGCAGCAGGCCATCCCGTTCAGCCTGTCGGTGCCCTGGGAGGCACCGGTGACGCAGGTCCTCCACCAGCACCTGCGCGGCATGGTCGTCGGTGTGCACACCGAGGTCGAGATCGCGGGCGCGCGGGACAAGTCCGACCTCGACGCCGTCCACATCGAAGCCCTGCCCACGCAGCAGTCGATCCTGGACGCGTTCGTCAACCTGGGCTTCGGGTTCAAGGGCGCCGACCTGGAGCACGGGCACATCCCGGGCACCGGGCAGACCCTGCCGTTCTACCAGGAGATCGAGTTCTACCCGGCCCCTCAGTATTCGCACGCCGTCAACGAGGTCGAGGTCACCTTCATCACCGACCCCCGCCGGGTCACCGTGGTGCTGGAGTTCGCCAAGCGCGGCGGCATGTTCAGCGGCGGCCACGACGCGATCACGCAGTTCAGCGTCGACCACCTCGCCGCGCCGACCGACCTGCGCGCGGTCGTCGAGGGCTGGCTCCAGCAGGCGGTCTCCCGCCATCAGAGCAGAGGCGGGTACGGGTACGCGCAGCACGGCTCGCACGGTTCGCACCACGGCGGGCACGGCGGCGGGATGGGTGCCGCGGCCGGCGGTCTCGCCGTGGGTCTCGTGGGCGGCTATGTCGCCGGGGAGATGCTCGAGGACGCCTTCGAGGACTTCGGCGGCGACGAGTAG
- a CDS encoding helix-turn-helix domain-containing protein: MTELLRIGELAAAAGVSTRTIDFYTSLGLIQPAERTGGGYRLYDQATVEVIATIRQLETSGMALSDIAADLTQAVSPADLAATVTRLDADLTALRTLAETAGPGAHSLVNALTVRAHTLITTAMELIVAMPDV, encoded by the coding sequence GTGACGGAGCTACTGCGCATCGGCGAGCTGGCCGCGGCGGCCGGGGTCAGCACCCGCACCATCGACTTCTACACCAGCCTCGGCCTCATCCAGCCCGCCGAGCGGACCGGCGGCGGATACCGGCTCTACGACCAGGCCACCGTCGAGGTGATCGCCACGATCCGGCAGCTGGAGACGAGCGGCATGGCGCTGAGCGACATCGCCGCCGACCTGACCCAGGCCGTCTCCCCCGCCGACCTCGCCGCCACGGTGACCCGGCTCGACGCCGACCTCACCGCACTGAGGACCTTGGCCGAGACCGCCGGACCGGGGGCGCACTCCCTCGTCAACGCGCTGACCGTCCGCGCGCACACGCTGATCACCACGGCGATGGAGCTCATCGTCGCCATGCCCGACGTGTGA
- a CDS encoding Type 1 glutamine amidotransferase-like domain-containing protein: MRALLTSSGIKNNSIHDALVDLLGKPITESNALFIPTAVYPFPGGPGMAWQAISGKASSPLCELGWKSLGILELTALPSIEEAAWVPTVRDADALLVWGGDPLFLANWMRRSGLTGLLPTLRSEAVYVGVSAGSIAAAATFVETYTEPPRGIDGPLQSQEIVFATPQGDVDRILVTGQGAGLVDFAVIPHLEHPHHLDASLANAERWAARIPAPTYAIDDETAVKVVDGIVEVVSEGQWRLFQP; the protein is encoded by the coding sequence ATGAGAGCCCTCCTCACCTCGTCCGGGATCAAGAACAACAGCATCCACGACGCGCTGGTCGACCTGCTGGGCAAACCGATCACCGAGTCCAACGCCCTCTTCATCCCCACCGCCGTTTATCCCTTCCCCGGCGGGCCGGGCATGGCGTGGCAGGCGATCTCCGGCAAGGCCTCATCGCCGCTGTGCGAGCTGGGGTGGAAATCGCTGGGGATCCTGGAGCTGACGGCGCTGCCGAGCATCGAGGAGGCGGCGTGGGTGCCGACGGTCCGGGACGCCGACGCGCTGCTGGTGTGGGGTGGCGACCCCCTGTTCCTCGCCAACTGGATGCGGCGCTCCGGCTTGACCGGCCTCCTGCCGACGCTGCGCTCCGAGGCCGTCTATGTCGGGGTCAGCGCCGGGAGCATCGCTGCCGCCGCCACCTTCGTCGAGACCTACACCGAACCGCCGCGCGGGATCGACGGACCCCTGCAGTCGCAGGAGATCGTCTTCGCCACGCCCCAGGGTGACGTCGACAGGATCCTCGTCACGGGGCAGGGAGCGGGGCTCGTCGACTTCGCGGTGATCCCGCACCTGGAGCACCCGCACCACCTGGACGCCTCCCTGGCCAACGCGGAGCGGTGGGCGGCTCGGATCCCCGCGCCGACGTACGCGATCGACGACGAGACCGCCGTCAAGGTGGTCGACGGCATCGTCGAGGTCGTCTCCGAGGGGCAGTGGCGGTTGTTCCAGCCCTGA